A single window of Lusitaniella coriacea LEGE 07157 DNA harbors:
- a CDS encoding transaldolase produces the protein MAKTLLDRLREMTVVVADTGDIKAIETFTPQDATTNPSLITAAAQMSQYQDIVDETLKQAKKDAGADASASEVASLAFKRLAVAFGLKILEIIPGRVSTEVDARLSYDTDATLEQARYLISEYEAAGVSRDRVLIKIASTWEGIRAAEILEKEGIHCNLTLLFGLHQAIACAEAGATLISPFVGRILDWYKQDTGRESYPPTEDPGVQSVTQIYNYYKKFGYPTEVMGASFRNIGEITELAGCDLLTISPKFLDELQSSTEELPRKLSPEKAASASIEKMAMDKATFEQMHEADKMASQKLDEGIKGFSKALEALEKLLAERLECLEGEEKVSHAAEDIFLVYDLDGDGFITREEWAGTDAVFDALDINGDGKISPEEMAAGLGAAFHLAAA, from the coding sequence ATGGCGAAGACGCTGCTAGATCGACTGCGCGAAATGACTGTTGTTGTTGCAGATACGGGCGATATCAAAGCCATTGAAACCTTTACACCCCAGGATGCAACCACCAATCCATCGCTGATTACTGCGGCTGCTCAAATGTCCCAGTATCAGGATATTGTGGACGAAACCCTCAAACAAGCGAAAAAAGATGCGGGTGCGGATGCTTCTGCGTCTGAAGTGGCTTCTCTGGCGTTTAAACGCTTGGCGGTAGCCTTTGGTTTGAAGATTTTGGAGATTATTCCGGGGCGGGTTTCGACAGAAGTGGATGCGAGACTATCTTACGATACTGACGCAACGCTAGAGCAAGCTCGCTATTTAATTTCCGAGTACGAAGCGGCTGGGGTATCGCGCGATCGCGTCCTGATTAAAATTGCCTCTACCTGGGAGGGAATTCGCGCGGCGGAAATCCTTGAAAAAGAAGGCATACACTGTAACTTAACCCTCCTCTTCGGACTCCACCAAGCTATCGCCTGTGCTGAAGCGGGCGCAACGCTCATTTCTCCCTTTGTCGGGCGCATTTTGGACTGGTACAAGCAAGACACCGGACGCGAGAGTTATCCCCCCACAGAAGATCCCGGCGTACAATCCGTGACTCAGATTTATAACTACTACAAAAAATTTGGCTACCCCACCGAAGTGATGGGTGCAAGCTTCCGCAACATTGGCGAGATTACTGAGTTAGCAGGTTGCGATTTGCTGACCATTTCGCCGAAGTTTCTCGATGAATTGCAGTCCTCCACCGAGGAGTTACCTCGCAAACTTTCTCCGGAGAAAGCAGCGAGTGCATCGATTGAAAAAATGGCAATGGATAAAGCCACCTTTGAGCAAATGCACGAGGCAGATAAAATGGCTTCTCAGAAGCTTGATGAAGGGATTAAAGGTTTTTCTAAAGCTCTCGAAGCTCTTGAAAAACTCCTCGCCGAACGCCTCGAATGTCTAGAAGGAGAAGAAAAAGTCAGCCACGCGGCGGAAGATATTTTCCTGGTTTACGATCTCGATGGCGACGGATTCATCACTCGCGAAGAATGGGCGGGAACCGATGCTGTTTTTGATGCCCTTGATATCAACGGCGATGGCAAAATTTCTCCTGAAGAAATGGCGGCTGGGCTGGGTGCTGCGTTCCATTTAGCTGCTGCTTAG
- a CDS encoding sensor histidine kinase: protein MRYLTARNHPLRFLLYIEWSMLLVIVIGEVLRIWFFRGSRYPVHHLWILVIFGVMGLVLPAKNNAQKIIYTGFEFWLIQLISIGRGLRLFSLMYIILVARNCFIFERLPRSFVTGLAYFFFLIEQFERFQYRRHPPFMPPERAIFMGVTSVIFFGLVLLFLQLSIAAILAERKSREKLALANAQLRDYALRIEDVATLQERNRIAREIHDSLGHSLTVFNLHLEAALRLLSSDPQEAKALLLEAKQQGSKALKEVRQSVATLRSDPLQGKSLTDAIALLIEDVQRSTGITPQTQILLSSPLPKELKMVVYRILQESLTNTCKYAEATEVKIQIHLTATALKLQVRDNGKGFTLEKNTTGFGLQGMQERTKVLGGQLKIVTAPGKGCNIFVELPFRSNLGV, encoded by the coding sequence ATGCGTTATCTTACCGCTCGTAACCATCCCCTGCGCTTTTTGCTTTATATCGAGTGGAGTATGCTGCTTGTCATAGTGATTGGCGAGGTTCTTCGGATTTGGTTTTTTCGAGGTTCGCGGTATCCTGTCCATCATTTATGGATTTTAGTGATTTTTGGTGTAATGGGTTTAGTTTTACCTGCTAAAAATAACGCACAAAAAATCATTTATACGGGATTTGAGTTTTGGTTGATTCAGCTTATTTCAATAGGGCGAGGGTTACGGCTTTTTTCCTTGATGTATATTATCTTGGTTGCGCGAAATTGTTTTATTTTTGAAAGATTGCCGCGCTCTTTTGTTACGGGATTAGCTTATTTTTTCTTTTTAATCGAGCAATTCGAACGATTTCAATATCGAAGACATCCCCCATTCATGCCCCCAGAGCGAGCTATTTTCATGGGGGTCACTTCTGTGATTTTTTTTGGACTTGTTTTATTGTTTTTACAGCTTTCCATCGCGGCAATTTTAGCAGAGCGAAAAAGTCGAGAAAAGTTGGCATTGGCAAATGCTCAACTGCGAGATTATGCGTTGCGAATTGAAGATGTGGCAACATTGCAGGAACGCAATCGAATTGCGCGCGAAATCCATGATTCTCTCGGACATTCTCTCACGGTTTTCAACCTTCACTTAGAAGCTGCACTGCGACTTTTATCTTCCGATCCTCAAGAGGCAAAAGCACTGTTATTAGAAGCAAAACAGCAGGGATCTAAGGCGTTAAAAGAAGTTCGCCAATCGGTTGCAACCTTGCGTTCGGACCCGTTGCAGGGAAAATCTTTAACAGACGCGATCGCGCTCCTGATTGAAGACGTTCAACGCTCTACTGGCATTACACCCCAAACTCAAATTCTCCTTTCTTCTCCCCTTCCCAAGGAGTTGAAAATGGTAGTTTATCGAATTCTGCAAGAGTCTTTGACAAATACTTGTAAATATGCAGAGGCAACAGAGGTTAAAATTCAAATTCACTTAACTGCAACCGCTTTAAAATTGCAGGTTCGAGATAATGGGAAAGGATTCACCTTAGAGAAAAATACAACAGGTTTTGGCTTGCAAGGAATGCAAGAACGAACCAAAGTGTTAGGGGGGCAACTTAAAATTGTGACTGCGCCCGGAAAAGGATGCAATATTTTCGTGGAGTTGCCCTTTCGATCGAACTTAGGGGTTTGA